A portion of the Sabethes cyaneus chromosome 3, idSabCyanKW18_F2, whole genome shotgun sequence genome contains these proteins:
- the LOC128741219 gene encoding protein ref(2)P has product MVFPDVLKVTVLRESVEQENFVLSVVRHRDICHCFETLKNEIVARCPGLLQSDEMKFFWIDDEGDEITIQNHADYFDYMDSCSTTGQKRRIYAKGITRPSKQTASVAFEEMPMEDGSEPRVEISSSESLPDDQPVHSNIVCDVCDSIIKGHRYKCLQCFNYDLCMRCEGRYRHKDHLMVRIPTPDVGRRQPFRLFDKLRCYVADAGVQSAPATASHVRDDEAENCKRSKRHHRRSSKDREESRERREEKERKERKHRRERSAKSAEERRSSRHGRGHHFNFSHLINQVIDPANISAFLSADAAAAAAAAAAESAQEAARATMANCPLFAAASTSTENAGTTFTASASASTSSSAQTSTNVGAEKPEKASAPSPTCEEPQVKKTATTSASLDPETRQPKDFDLSWLAPTPESIQKINQTFSKILDPLGMNIEIRSNGAVAKPAQTQTPTEEKQDKTTETANTPTTSTPSQTLPVAPVVAINKQTEIDAVAELEKKLQATFLAKTLGQTIESAEANLMHSDEDDCSSVSSVSLLSDNDVVAEHGETSEKKWTLVDLPHDEEVSVKQSDTVINPLGNPSQETSTLATPPSVPEATSASSASHSTKPIDYEQLGKALKEHLEAEKKAATASSSASSKETTPSPMAASVAPVPLPTRTAIPLPPPQTAASQPVRTVTPASTANPTPSVNITYSNRPHVNHAVHAMMAMGFSNEGGWLAQLLESVNGDIPRALDLLQPHKINS; this is encoded by the exons ATGGTGTTCCCTGATGTTTTGAAGGTGACGGTTCTGCGGGAGTCCGTGGAAcaggaaaattttgttttgtccGTCGTTCGTCATCGAGACATTTGTCACTGTTTTGAGACCTTGAAAAACGAAATTGTAGCTCGCTGTCCGGGTTTACTGCAGTCCGACGAAATGAAGTTTTTCTGGATTG ACGATGAGGGCGATGAGATCACCATTCAAAACCATGCAGATTACTTCGATTATATGGACTCATGTAGTACTACCGGACAGAAGCGCCGAATCTACGCCAAAGGCATAACTCGACCGTCCAAGCAGACGGCTTCGGTTGCTTTCGAAGAGATGCCGATGGAAGATGGTTCCGAACCAAGAGTAGAAATATCCAGTTCGGAATCACTTCCGGATGACCAGCCGGTTCATTCCAATATAGTTTGCGATGTGTGCGACAGCATAATCAAAGGCCATCGGTATAAATGCTTGCAGTGTTTTAACTATGATTTGTGTATGCGCTGTGAGGGCCGCTATCGGCACAAGGACCATCTAATGGTGCGCATTCCGACGCCGGATGTTGGCCGTCGACAACCTTTCCGGCTGTTCGATAAGCTGCGTTGCTATGTTGCTGACGCTGGGGTTCAGTCTGCACCAGCAACAGCATCACATGTACGCGACGACGAAGCTGAAAATTGCAAACGCTCCAAACGACATCATCGTAGAAGCAG CAAAGATCGTGAGGAGTCTCGAGAGCGTCGCGAGGAAAAGGAACGTAAGGAGCGCAAGCATCGTCGCGAACGTTCCGCAAAGTCTGCTGAGGAACGTCGCAGTAGTCGTCACGGACGAGGACATCATTTCAATTTTTCTCATCTGATCAATCAGGTTATCGATCCGGCAAACATTTCTGCATTTTTATCGGCTGATGCTGCAGCtgcagccgccgccgccgctgccgaATCAGCTCAAGAAGCTGCTCGTGCTACTATGGCAAATTGTCCATTGTTTGCCGCGGCATCAACATCAACCGAAAATGCTGGCACGACTTTCACCGCTTCAGCATCGGCATCGACGTCCAGCTCTGCACAGACATCAACGAACGTGGGCGCTGAAAAGCCTGAAAAAGCTTCTGCTCCCTCACCTACATGCGAGGAACCTCAAGTTAAAAAAACGGCCACAACTTCGGCATCACTGGATCCAGAAACACGTCAGCCAAAAGACTTTGATCTTTCCTGGTTGGCCCCAACaccggaaagcattcaaaaaataaACCAGaccttctcaaaaattttggacCCGTTAGGAATGAATATTGAAATTCGTAGTAACGGGGCTGTTGCTAAACCCGCTCAGACTCAGACACCTACCGAAGAAAAACAAGATAAAACTACAGAAACAGCCAACACGCCAACGACAAGCACCCCGAGTCAGACTTTACCGGTTGCTCCAGTAGTAGCTATTAATAAGCAAACTGAAATCGACGCGGTTGCTGAATTAGAAAAGAAGTTACAGGCTACTTTCTTAGCAAAAACCTTGGGACAAACAATTGAATCAGCTGAGGCAAATCTAATGCACAGTGATGAAGACGATTGTTCGTCGGTAAGCAGTGTATCTTTACTCAGTGACAATGATGTTGTTGCAGAGCACGGAGAAACATCAGAAAAGAAATGGACACTGGTGGATCTACCCCATGACGAAGAAGTATCCGTCAAGCAATCGGACACCGTTATTAACCCTTTGGGTAATCCGTCGCAAGAAACTTCAACACTTGCGACACCGCCATCTGTTCCGGAGGCAACTTCGGCATCATCAGCCAGTCATTCGACAAAGCCCATCGATTACGAACAACTCGGCAAAGCTTTGAAGGAGCATTTGGAAGCAGAAAAGAAAGCAGCTACAGCATCCTCATCCGCTTCTTCAAAGGAAACGACTCCGTCACCGATGGCAGCTTCGGTCGCTCCGGTACCATTACCAACCCGCACAGCCATCCCACTGCCCCCTCCCCAGACAGCCGCTTCACAACCGGTCCGCACCGTGACTCCGGCTTCGACAGCCAACCCAACTCCCTCGGTCAACATAACCTACAGTAATC GTCCCCATGTAAACCATGCCGTACATGCCATGATGGCAATGGGCTTTAGCAACGAGGGAGGCTGGCTAGCCCAACTGTTAGAGTCCGTTAATGGCGACATTCCTCGCGCACTGGATTTGTTGCAGCCACACAAAATCAATTCTTAA
- the LOC128740332 gene encoding histone deacetylase 8-like, producing MSTNEKVYITGKTIHKELEKISVIGKRNEIVDKLVDSYKLLRHFQVIDASKCSHEDLLTFHSSDYVDCLKRYNDADQDCEIPEELQEYGIAYDCPLIENIFDFMRTIAGTSLAAANSILDGARLAINWHGGWHHAERSSASGFCYVNDIVIAIQRLRTKFQKILYIDLDIHHGDGVESAFCFSEYIMTVSFHQHEPGFFPGTGLVSDIGYGKGKGYTVNAPYSRNISGSMYQFYFNKIASLAYDAFQPHACVVQCGGDVIAGDRLGGANLLPDDGKKCVRTIMNWKIPAMFLGGGGYNAVNTAKYWTELTAVICNEKLDNDIPDNDFFLNYGPDFVLNIYPTQAVDRNNVHELSKNISIIKGNLDRYVTSAANKK from the exons ATGTCTACCAACGAAAAAGTTTATATAACTGGCAAAACTATTCATAAGGAATTGGAAAAGATAAGTGTAATAGGAAAACGG AACGAGATAGTTGATAAATTGGTGGATAGCTATAAGCTCCTGCGACATTTCCAAGTGATAGATGCTAGCAAGTGCTCCCATGAAGATTTGTTAACATTCCACAGCTCTGATTATGTCGATTGTCTAAAACGATACAATGATGCTGATCAAGACTGTGAAATCCCCGAAGAGCTGCAGGAGTATGGCATTG CATACGATTGTCCTCTTATTGAAAACATATTTGACTTTATGCGAACGATAGCTGGAACTAGTTTAGCAGCTGCAAATTCGATTTTAGATGGGGCACGCTTAGCAATAAATTGGCATGGCGGTTGGCATCACGCTGAGAG AAGCAGTGCATCTGGGTTTTGTTACGTAAATGATATCGTGATTGCAATTCAGCGTCTAAGAACTaagttccaaaaaatattgtatATTGATTTGGATATACATCATG GTGACGGTGTTGAAAGTGCATTTTGTTTTAGTGAGTATATCATGACGGTTTCTTTTCATCAACATGAACCAGGTTTCTTTCCTGGAACGGGTTTGGTATCGGATATAGGATACGGCAAAGGCAAAGGATATACTGTGAATGCTCCGTATTCTAGGAATATTTCCGGCTCAATGTAtcagttttattttaacaaaatagctTCTTTAGCATACGATGCATTTCAACCGCATGCATGTGTTGTACAATGTGGAGGAGATGTTATTGCTGGTGACCGTCTAGGTGGAGCCAATTTGTTGCCGGATGATGGAAAAAAATGTGTTAGAACTATcatgaactggaaaattccTGCAATGTTCTTGGGAGGAG GTGGATATAACGCTGTCAATACGGCAAAATATTGGACTGAATTAACGGCTGTAATTTGTAATGAGAAGCTCGATAATGACATTCCAGACAACGATTTTTTCTTGAACTACGGACCAGACTTTGTTCTAAATATATATCCAACACAAGCAGTTGACAGAAACAACGTTCATGAATTGtctaaaaatatatcaatcataaaag GAAACTTGGACAGGTATGTTACCTCCGCAGCAAACAAAAAGTGA